In Hippoglossus stenolepis isolate QCI-W04-F060 chromosome 13, HSTE1.2, whole genome shotgun sequence, a single genomic region encodes these proteins:
- the LOC118119680 gene encoding uncharacterized protein LOC118119680 translates to MILNIFIIFISTVYLSCQQSLESPSQWSDFVVTQPRCQTVNLDGGASISCEHNAPVTSIVDVRLNRLSEGRNEMLCQKGKNDCENIVMYPQNPNKCLFILLKLGPEDMDATYQCEFTVKKDGIDKTRTGTPTRLRPDFVVTQPRCQTVNLDGGASISCEHSAPVTSIVDVRLNRLSQGNSSMLCQKGNNDCENIVMYPQNPNKCLFILLKLGPEDMDATYECEFTVKIDGIDKTRTGTPTRLRPVQNVTDWDCVTPPTPPPALPTPAPHPQLPDLIWILIGLMALLLLYGCVITCVFIRLRVTSQSHSIVHHENSTYVEMRKAPLLAK, encoded by the exons ATGATCctcaacatcttcatcatcttcatcagcacaGTTTATCTGAGCTGCCAGCAAAGTCTCG AGAGTCCTTCTCAGTGGTCAGATTTCGTGGTGACGCAGCCGCGGTGTCAGACGGTGAACCTGGACGGGGGGGCCTCCATCAGCTGTGAACACAACGCCCCAGTCACCTCCATTGTGGATGTTCGACTCAACCGTTTGTC AGAGGGCAGAAACGAGATGCTCTGCCAGAAGGGAAAGAACGACTGTGAGAACATCGTCATGTATCCACAGAATCCCAACAAGtgtctcttcatcctcctgaAGCTCGGGCCTGAGGACATGGACGCCACGTACCAGTGTGAGTTCACCGTGAAGAAAGATGGCATTGATAAGACCAGGACGGGAACACCGACCAGACTGAGGCCAG ATTTCGTGGTGACGCAGCCGCGGTGTCAGACGGTGAACCTGGACGGGGGGGCCTCCATCAGCTGTGAACACAGCGCCCCAGTCACCTCCATTGTGGATGTTCGACTCAACCGTTTGTC ACAGGGCAATAGCTCGATGCTCTGCCAGAAGGGAAACAACGACTGTGAGAACATCGTCATGTATCCACAGAATCCCAACAAGtgtctcttcatcctcctgaAGCTCGGGCCTGAGGACATGGACGCCACGTACGAGTGCGAGTTCACCGTGAAGATAGATGGCATTGATAAGACCAGGACGGGAACACCGACCAGACTGAGGCCAG ttcaaaatgtcacagattgGGACTGCGTCACTCCccctactcctcctcctgctcttcctactcctgctcctcatcctcagcttcCTGACCTCATCTGGATTCTGATTGGTCTGATGGCTCTGCTTCTCCTGTACGGCTGCGTCATCACCTGCGTCTTCATCAGGCTGAGGGTGACT AGCCAAAGTCACAGCATTGTTCATCATGAGAACTCTACCTATGTGGAAATGAGGAAA